Proteins encoded within one genomic window of Couchioplanes caeruleus:
- a CDS encoding glycoside hydrolase family 26 protein: MKIPRPAWVAGTALVLLGAGMVHTAPRAEAFPATPRSAVTGYLRSITGASIVSGQHNKEPATSPRQYSQQAYDVTGQWPGLWGGDMMFRAEDIAHRQSVVDEARAQWSAGSLVALTWHACSPTVGATCEFEGGVKTQISPAQFQEIVTGGTYLNSVWRSRMAEVVPFLRQLRDAGVPVLWRPFHEMNESWNWWGARPGANGGAKIFQQMRDYFDSQGLDNLIWVWNVQDNPAGGWASYYPGSGYVDVVSLDAWYKNHPSGSDYQQIQSIAAGKPIAIAEMGKVPDDALLAGQPRWAYFMVWSEQLRGNNSNAEIQAAYFHPRVLNRGEVRIGG; the protein is encoded by the coding sequence ATGAAGATTCCCCGCCCTGCCTGGGTCGCCGGCACCGCCCTGGTGCTGCTCGGCGCCGGCATGGTCCACACCGCCCCGCGGGCCGAGGCGTTCCCGGCCACTCCCCGGTCGGCCGTGACCGGCTATCTGCGGTCGATCACCGGCGCCTCGATCGTGTCCGGCCAGCACAACAAGGAGCCGGCGACCTCCCCCCGTCAGTACAGTCAGCAGGCCTACGACGTCACCGGTCAGTGGCCCGGGCTGTGGGGCGGCGACATGATGTTCCGGGCCGAGGACATCGCCCATCGGCAGAGCGTCGTCGACGAGGCCAGGGCACAGTGGTCGGCCGGCTCCCTGGTCGCGCTCACCTGGCACGCCTGCTCGCCGACCGTCGGCGCCACGTGTGAGTTCGAGGGTGGCGTGAAGACGCAGATCTCCCCCGCGCAGTTCCAGGAGATCGTCACCGGCGGCACGTACCTCAATTCGGTCTGGCGCAGCCGGATGGCGGAGGTCGTGCCCTTCCTGCGGCAGCTCAGGGACGCCGGCGTCCCTGTGCTCTGGCGCCCGTTCCACGAGATGAACGAGAGCTGGAACTGGTGGGGGGCGCGGCCCGGCGCGAACGGGGGTGCCAAGATCTTCCAGCAGATGCGCGACTACTTCGACAGCCAGGGGCTCGACAACCTCATCTGGGTGTGGAACGTCCAGGACAATCCGGCCGGCGGCTGGGCGTCGTACTACCCGGGGAGCGGCTACGTGGACGTCGTCTCCCTGGACGCTTGGTACAAGAACCATCCGTCCGGTTCGGACTATCAGCAGATCCAGTCGATCGCGGCGGGCAAGCCGATCGCGATCGCCGAGATGGGCAAGGTGCCGGACGACGCCCTGCTCGCCGGGCAGCCGCGCTGGGCCTACTTCATGGTCTGGTCGGAGCAGCTTCGCGGCAACAACTCGAACGCCGAGATACAGGCCGCGTACTTCCACCCCCGGGTGCTGAACCGGGGCGAGGTCCGCATCGGAGGCTGA
- a CDS encoding GNAT family N-acetyltransferase — protein sequence MKIAVEGGLGRDEASELYESVGWFGYTRDPDKLVRSLAGSHVLLTVRQEDGRLVGLARTISDGETVCYVQDLLVRPEAQRRGIGRVLMEELKRRYIECRFFLLSTDHAKTEDARKSHPFYRSLGLIPHEEQGMAAFGLPVKR from the coding sequence ATGAAGATCGCGGTCGAGGGCGGCCTCGGGCGAGACGAGGCCAGTGAGTTGTACGAGTCGGTGGGCTGGTTCGGCTACACCAGGGACCCGGACAAGCTGGTCCGCAGCCTTGCCGGGTCGCATGTGCTTCTGACCGTACGACAGGAAGACGGCCGGCTGGTGGGACTCGCCAGGACCATCTCCGACGGGGAGACGGTCTGCTATGTGCAAGACCTTCTGGTGCGTCCCGAGGCCCAGCGTCGCGGCATCGGCCGAGTCCTGATGGAGGAACTCAAGCGTCGCTACATCGAGTGCCGTTTCTTCCTGCTCTCCACTGACCATGCCAAGACCGAGGATGCCCGCAAGTCGCACCCTTTCTACCGTTCGTTGGGTCTCATCCCCCATGAGGAGCAGGGCATGGCAGCCTTCGGGCTGCCGGTCAAGCGGTAA
- a CDS encoding ABC transporter permease, with protein MAQTAVADPETATGLQELAARHGLRTASVLPTLPAYVQELWSYRHFIASYANARVSSSLGATRLGRGWQLLMPLLNAVLYYLIFGLVLDQKRQIDNFVSYLCIGVFVFIFTQSTVSTGISSISANLGLIRALHFPRACLPIAVTLIEVQHLIASMSVLVGIVLIFGEPLTLQWLLLLPVLLMQTLFNVGLALTVARLGSTLIDLRQVVPFVMRFWMYGSAALYPVTMFEELLSGWPLAVVETNPLLVYIELVRHALMEGVPLASSALQLWLTGLAWALVAGLGGLIYFWRGEKEYGRG; from the coding sequence ATGGCACAGACGGCGGTAGCCGATCCCGAGACCGCTACGGGCCTCCAAGAGCTGGCTGCGCGCCACGGTCTTCGTACGGCCAGTGTGCTGCCTACCCTTCCGGCGTACGTCCAGGAACTCTGGAGTTATCGGCACTTCATCGCGTCGTACGCGAACGCTCGGGTGTCGTCGTCGCTCGGAGCCACCCGACTCGGCCGGGGCTGGCAGCTGCTGATGCCGTTGCTCAATGCGGTGCTCTACTACCTGATCTTCGGCTTGGTGCTGGATCAGAAGCGGCAGATCGACAACTTCGTCAGTTACCTGTGCATCGGTGTGTTCGTCTTCATCTTCACCCAGTCGACGGTGTCGACCGGCATCTCCTCGATCAGTGCAAACCTGGGCCTGATCCGGGCTCTGCACTTCCCGAGGGCGTGCCTGCCGATCGCGGTCACCCTGATCGAAGTACAGCATCTGATCGCGTCGATGAGCGTGCTGGTCGGCATCGTCCTCATCTTCGGCGAGCCCCTGACGTTGCAGTGGCTGCTGCTGCTGCCGGTCCTGCTCATGCAGACGCTGTTCAACGTCGGTCTCGCGTTGACCGTCGCCAGGCTGGGTTCCACACTGATCGACCTGAGGCAGGTTGTCCCGTTCGTCATGCGCTTCTGGATGTACGGCTCAGCCGCGCTCTACCCGGTCACCATGTTCGAGGAACTGCTCTCCGGCTGGCCGTTGGCAGTAGTCGAGACCAACCCGCTGCTCGTCTACATCGAGCTGGTCCGCCACGCCCTGATGGAAGGGGTACCGCTGGCGAGTTCGGCGCTGCAACTCTGGTTGACCGGTCTCGCCTGGGCGCTGGTCGCCGGACTCGGCGGCCTCATCTACTTCTGGCGTGGAGAAAAGGAGTACGGCCGTGGCTGA
- a CDS encoding SDR family NAD(P)-dependent oxidoreductase — MSMILADKVAVVTGGGRGIGAGVALRLARDGADVAVTYQHRGDDAAAVVEQIEALGRRASAVRVDNADPAALTAAVNELAARFGRLDILVNNAAVFFVGPVEELGVAEFDRMMAVNVRAPFVAAKAALRHLGDGGRIITIGSNMVERTVFPGFSLYSMSKTALVGLTKGLSRDVGPRGITVNLVNPGPIDTEMNPADGPAAGTISQFTAVGRYGTPADIAAAVAYLASDDARYVTGATVNVDGGFTV, encoded by the coding sequence ATGAGCATGATCCTTGCGGACAAGGTGGCAGTGGTGACGGGCGGCGGCCGAGGGATCGGCGCCGGTGTGGCGCTCCGGCTGGCCCGGGACGGTGCAGACGTGGCCGTGACCTATCAGCACCGGGGTGACGACGCCGCCGCGGTGGTGGAGCAGATCGAGGCGCTCGGGCGCCGCGCGTCGGCGGTGCGAGTGGACAATGCCGACCCCGCGGCGCTGACCGCCGCGGTCAACGAGCTCGCCGCGCGGTTCGGCAGGCTGGACATCCTGGTCAACAACGCGGCGGTCTTCTTCGTCGGCCCCGTCGAGGAGCTGGGCGTGGCCGAGTTCGACCGAATGATGGCGGTCAACGTCCGGGCGCCGTTCGTCGCGGCGAAGGCGGCGCTGCGGCACCTCGGCGACGGCGGGCGCATCATCACCATCGGCAGCAACATGGTGGAGCGGACCGTCTTCCCCGGCTTCTCGCTGTACTCGATGAGCAAGACCGCCCTCGTCGGCCTGACCAAGGGGCTCAGCCGGGACGTCGGGCCGCGGGGCATCACGGTCAACCTGGTCAACCCCGGCCCGATCGACACGGAGATGAACCCGGCCGACGGCCCGGCCGCCGGCACGATCAGCCAGTTCACCGCCGTCGGGCGGTACGGGACGCCGGCCGACATCGCGGCGGCCGTGGCCTACCTCGCCAGCGACGACGCCCGGTACGTCACCGGCGCCACGGTCAACGTCGACGGCGGCTTCACCGTCTGA
- a CDS encoding M36 family metallopeptidase, whose amino-acid sequence MKKTPLVLVSVLVTSLTTALAGPAAAAPAAVPGDLRQIQTRQSLLGSHTWYQQTYRGIPVFGGYYATHRTTDGTVTTADGRKTVTGLTGTAARLSEQRARSTVAGRLGSQPARSELVVFPGPTAKLAWQTLTPTARGTVRSLLDAGSGTVLLEENTAREANGTGQVFDPNPVVALQDESLTDQDDTDHPALKAAYRRVTLRHLDPDKDTLQGSYANNLSEPAVTSAPRTYVYPRSDPGFEQVMTYYSMTAAQDYLHRLGFIDVNNEPQDYRTTGFTADNSYYDPSVDAITLGTGGVDDAEDNEVIWHELGHAIQDDQVPGFGSTVEAGAIGEGFGDYWAVTMSQATSPDTAVTPLACVMDWDATSYTDDEPHCLRRTDTAKLYPGDLVGQVHADGEIWSHALWDINQALGRTRANRIILEAQFRFTPDVTMPQAAEATVATARVLHGPRAAAQTRKAFQARGILS is encoded by the coding sequence TTGAAGAAGACACCGCTCGTGCTCGTATCCGTGCTCGTCACCAGCCTCACGACCGCCCTCGCGGGTCCTGCCGCCGCCGCACCGGCCGCCGTGCCCGGCGACCTGCGGCAGATCCAGACCCGCCAGTCGCTGCTCGGCAGCCACACCTGGTACCAGCAGACCTACCGGGGAATCCCGGTCTTCGGCGGCTACTACGCCACCCACAGGACCACCGACGGCACCGTGACCACCGCCGACGGCCGCAAGACCGTCACCGGCCTGACCGGCACCGCCGCGCGCCTCAGCGAACAACGTGCCCGGTCCACGGTGGCCGGTCGGCTCGGCAGCCAGCCCGCCCGCTCCGAACTCGTCGTCTTCCCGGGCCCGACCGCCAAGCTGGCCTGGCAGACGCTGACCCCGACCGCACGCGGCACCGTCCGGTCGCTGCTCGACGCGGGCAGCGGGACCGTACTGCTCGAGGAGAACACGGCCCGCGAGGCCAACGGCACCGGCCAGGTGTTCGACCCGAACCCGGTCGTCGCCCTGCAGGACGAGTCGCTCACCGACCAGGACGACACCGACCACCCCGCACTGAAGGCGGCCTACCGGCGGGTCACGCTGCGCCACCTCGACCCGGACAAGGACACCTTGCAGGGCTCGTACGCGAACAACCTCAGCGAGCCGGCCGTCACCTCCGCCCCCCGCACGTACGTCTACCCGCGCTCGGATCCCGGCTTCGAACAGGTGATGACCTACTACAGCATGACCGCGGCCCAGGACTACCTCCACCGGCTCGGGTTCATCGACGTCAACAACGAACCGCAGGACTACAGGACGACCGGCTTCACCGCGGACAACTCGTACTACGACCCGTCGGTGGACGCGATCACCCTCGGCACCGGCGGCGTCGACGACGCCGAGGACAACGAGGTGATCTGGCACGAGCTGGGCCACGCCATCCAGGACGACCAGGTGCCGGGCTTCGGCAGCACGGTCGAGGCGGGCGCGATCGGCGAGGGCTTCGGCGACTACTGGGCCGTGACGATGTCCCAGGCGACCAGCCCCGACACCGCCGTCACGCCGCTGGCCTGCGTCATGGACTGGGACGCCACGTCGTACACCGACGACGAACCGCACTGCCTGCGCCGCACCGACACCGCGAAGCTCTACCCCGGCGACCTGGTCGGCCAGGTCCACGCCGACGGCGAGATCTGGTCCCACGCCCTCTGGGACATCAACCAGGCCCTGGGCCGCACCAGGGCCAACCGGATCATCCTCGAGGCCCAGTTCCGCTTCACCCCGGACGTCACCATGCCGCAGGCGGCCGAGGCGACCGTCGCCACCGCCCGCGTCCTGCACGGACCGCGCGCCGCGGCCCAGACCCGCAAAGCCTTCCAGGCCCGCGGGATCCTCTCCTAG
- a CDS encoding VOC family protein: MPSVIRHITVNCAEPYEPYELAEFWSAVTGCPVHPEDERGDDEVGLLPAVEGGPMMLFVRVPDAKGAERNRVHVDVQPSTTRDEEYERLLQLGAKLVSDERKPDGRGWIVMADPVGNEFCVERSQAEKDEWERRQGAAQG, encoded by the coding sequence ATGCCGTCTGTCATTCGACACATCACCGTGAACTGCGCCGAGCCGTACGAGCCCTATGAACTAGCCGAGTTCTGGAGTGCGGTGACCGGCTGCCCGGTGCATCCCGAGGACGAGCGCGGGGACGACGAGGTGGGCCTGCTGCCGGCCGTGGAGGGCGGGCCGATGATGCTGTTCGTCCGGGTGCCCGATGCCAAGGGGGCGGAGCGTAACCGCGTGCACGTCGACGTCCAGCCGTCGACCACCCGTGACGAGGAGTACGAGCGGCTGCTGCAGCTCGGTGCGAAGCTGGTGTCGGACGAGCGCAAGCCGGACGGCCGCGGCTGGATCGTGATGGCCGATCCGGTCGGCAACGAGTTCTGCGTCGAGCGCAGCCAGGCCGAGAAGGACGAGTGGGAGCGGCGCCAGGGGGCAGCGCAGGGCTGA
- a CDS encoding MarR family winged helix-turn-helix transcriptional regulator codes for MTKFDGGDVVDVVQPRPDLGVLTGQLMRALQDELFATLAAQGHPHVRARHGTVLAYLNADGARATELSARSGQHKQIVGTIVDELVDLGYVRREPDPADRRAKRIVPTAHGLDEIAKAHAILAAIEHRLEHALGEQRFATFREGFEEITHHQRAWRQHRDQPM; via the coding sequence GTGACTAAGTTTGATGGAGGTGACGTCGTGGACGTGGTGCAGCCGCGCCCCGACCTGGGGGTGCTGACCGGACAGTTGATGCGGGCCTTGCAGGACGAGCTGTTCGCGACCCTCGCCGCACAGGGACACCCGCACGTGCGTGCGCGGCACGGCACGGTCCTGGCGTATCTCAACGCCGACGGGGCCCGGGCGACGGAGCTGTCGGCTCGTTCCGGCCAGCACAAACAGATCGTCGGCACGATCGTCGATGAGCTCGTCGACCTCGGCTACGTGCGTCGGGAGCCCGATCCCGCCGACCGCCGCGCAAAACGCATCGTGCCCACCGCACACGGCCTCGACGAGATCGCCAAAGCCCACGCCATCCTGGCCGCCATCGAACACCGCCTCGAACACGCCCTCGGCGAACAGCGCTTCGCCACCTTCCGGGAGGGCTTCGAAGAGATCACCCACCACCAGCGAGCCTGGCGGCAACACCGCGACCAACCGATGTGA
- a CDS encoding TetR-like C-terminal domain-containing protein yields the protein MTSSDNVVPDRRLRPEQAPAAEPAKDRLLAGAPTGARAFWAFAHGMVLLELAGRFPPDADLDTTWRVGVGAFRPPAPSRWDRRAAAGEREVR from the coding sequence GTGACCAGCTCAGACAACGTTGTCCCGGACAGGCGACTCCGTCCCGAACAGGCTCCCGCCGCGGAGCCGGCCAAGGACCGGCTGCTCGCCGGTGCACCGACCGGCGCCAGGGCGTTCTGGGCCTTCGCGCACGGCATGGTGCTACTGGAGCTCGCCGGCCGCTTTCCGCCAGACGCGGACCTCGACACCACTTGGCGGGTCGGCGTCGGCGCCTTCCGGCCACCGGCACCGTCCAGGTGGGACCGCCGCGCCGCAGCCGGGGAACGCGAGGTCCGATAG
- a CDS encoding SRPBCC family protein, with the protein MTGTGFEYTLTRTLDAPVDQVWAAWTTADRYAQWTGAEDVTFDVRPGGAWSSVMVIPGGARIPLSGTYTEVVPHQRLVWGMTVPGREEPVLMTLDLSADGDRTKVTLSQTFDAAEERDQAEQGSNMLLDSLTNYLATA; encoded by the coding sequence ATGACCGGCACCGGTTTCGAGTACACCCTCACCCGCACCCTGGACGCCCCGGTCGACCAGGTGTGGGCCGCCTGGACCACCGCCGACCGCTACGCGCAGTGGACCGGCGCCGAAGATGTCACCTTCGATGTCCGGCCGGGCGGCGCCTGGAGCTCGGTCATGGTCATTCCCGGCGGCGCCCGCATCCCGCTCTCCGGCACCTACACCGAGGTCGTGCCGCACCAGCGACTCGTGTGGGGCATGACCGTGCCCGGCCGCGAGGAGCCGGTCCTCATGACCCTCGACTTGAGCGCCGACGGGGACCGCACCAAGGTCACCCTCTCCCAGACCTTCGACGCCGCCGAAGAGCGCGACCAGGCCGAACAGGGCAGCAACATGCTGCTGGACAGCCTCACCAACTATCTGGCCACCGCCTGA